GGTTGCTTTAAAAAAATGTTTATTGCTGACAACTTGGCCAAAGTTGCAGATAAAGCCTTTGCTGCACCAGATCAGACTACATCAATTGGCCTCCTTATTGGTGCGTATTGTTTTGCTTTGCAAATTTATTGTGACTTTTCAGGATACTCGGATATGGCCCGCGGCTTAGCAAAATGTATAGGTATTAATTTGAGTAATAACTTTAATCTGCCTTATCTTTCCGCCTCGCTAGGAGAATTCTGGCGCCGTTGGCATATTACGTTATCTTACTGGTTGCGAGATTATGTTTATATACCATTAGGCGGTTCACGCTCCGGAATCACAGGGCATATTCGAAACCTGCTTATTACCTTTACATTGTCTGGCTTATGGCATGGAGCCGATTGGAACTTTGTGTTGTGGGGCATTTTACATGCTGTATGGATAACTTTTGAATTAATTGCTCGACAGGTGACTACGTTTAGGCTTCCAAAAATACTAAGTATCTTTATCACCTTAAATATTGTTGTCTTATTATGGGTACTATTTAGAGCGGATAGTGTTTCAACCGCACTTATCTATTACAAAAATTTGATAGCACCAACGACATCATATTTTGTTGATGGAGATCTCGCCACATTAGCAATGCTAGCCTTTTACTCAAGCCCATTAGTGTTATTTTCTCTATGGCAGTACTCTTCAGATACCCTTACTCCAGACTATAAAATGAATAACTATGTTCACGCTTCTGCGCTGGGTGTGATTCTTTTTGTAATGATCTTTTTAGGAGCTGAAAATGGCCAGCAATTTATCTATTTCCAATTTTAAATTTCCATCTACTCTTAAGTATTTTTTTATAGTGGCTACCACTTTTATGTTTTTGAATTGTGGACTGTTTTTTGTCGCGCCATATTTTGACTCTAACTACATTTTAATGAACTCAGTTACTGACTCAAGTTGGAAAAAGGGAGGTGAGTACCTTTTTCTTGGCGATAGTCGCTCACACCAAGGGCTAATTCCTTCTGTATTTGAAGATACTTTGGCTGC
This sequence is a window from Halodesulfovibrio marinisediminis DSM 17456. Protein-coding genes within it:
- a CDS encoding MBOAT family O-acyltransferase — its product is MLFFEIDFLLFISVFLTIYCFLRGTPRISFILLASYIFYGWWDYRFLALLLISTLVDYAVGLKLENEQQTQKRKMLLVASLCTNLGILFFFKYFNFFLDSFYYAFNVSSSDRYLLEIALPPGISFYTFQTLSYTIDVYQKRFPAEKSLLAFSTYVAFFPQLIAGPIERPGKLLPQIKKEVSFQWPNIYVGFRYFLCGCFKKMFIADNLAKVADKAFAAPDQTTSIGLLIGAYCFALQIYCDFSGYSDMARGLAKCIGINLSNNFNLPYLSASLGEFWRRWHITLSYWLRDYVYIPLGGSRSGITGHIRNLLITFTLSGLWHGADWNFVLWGILHAVWITFELIARQVTTFRLPKILSIFITLNIVVLLWVLFRADSVSTALIYYKNLIAPTTSYFVDGDLATLAMLAFYSSPLVLFSLWQYSSDTLTPDYKMNNYVHASALGVILFVMIFLGAENGQQFIYFQF